A section of the Roseivirga sp. BDSF3-8 genome encodes:
- the asnB gene encoding asparagine synthase (glutamine-hydrolyzing) codes for MCGITGIRAFNEVGRVHMINLSSATRELSSRGPDDQGLFDTYYVGLGHRRLSIIDTSHDGHQPMSDISGRYTIVFNGEIFNYRELRKDLENKGQAFQSHTDTEVLLYLYINEGRGCLDRLNGFFAFAIHDKSDDSLFIARDRMGIKPLYYYADEDKVVFASEIKSLLAYHIPRSIDFESLYHYLQLNYIPSPHTILKDVYKLEPGHYLTIGGREIASERYYTVPYGGERTNTERSYEACQRELVNLLEDSVCKRLVADVPLGAFLSGGIDSSAIVSLASRHVQGLNTFSIGYRDEPFFDETKYAKLVADKFRTEHTVFSLTNNDLYAHLHGVLDYLDEPFADSSALPVYILSRETRKIATVALSGDGADELFSGYNKHMAFYRAAKGGLAPDLIKALLPLWKLMPQSRQGKLTNRVRQLRRFAEGMKLPADTRYWRWAIFTEEGEAMNMLSEESKGHLNRDEALQRQKKLLQHIKKGRDINEILYTDVHLVLPDDMLVKVDRMSMANSLEVRVPFLDHRVVEYAFGLPESYKIGAGMKKRILQDAFRDILPAELYKRPKHGFEVPLLKWFRGELRGMIDNDLLGDDFIADQGIFNTEAIQGMKKQLYSANPGDIHARVWGMIVFQYWYKKYFK; via the coding sequence ATGTGTGGGATCACCGGAATAAGAGCATTCAATGAAGTAGGCAGAGTGCATATGATTAATCTCTCCTCTGCCACGAGGGAACTAAGTTCAAGGGGACCTGATGATCAGGGGCTTTTTGATACGTACTATGTGGGGTTAGGCCACAGGCGGTTATCGATTATAGACACCAGTCATGACGGGCATCAGCCTATGTCGGATATATCGGGACGGTATACTATCGTTTTTAACGGTGAGATATTTAACTACCGGGAGCTTCGTAAGGACCTGGAGAATAAGGGGCAGGCTTTTCAGTCTCACACTGATACTGAGGTGCTGCTATACTTATATATTAATGAAGGGAGGGGCTGCCTTGATAGACTGAATGGCTTTTTTGCCTTTGCTATTCATGATAAATCTGATGACTCGCTATTTATAGCGAGGGACCGAATGGGCATAAAGCCTCTATACTATTATGCTGATGAGGATAAGGTGGTCTTTGCCTCAGAGATTAAAAGCCTGCTTGCTTACCATATCCCCCGCTCTATTGATTTTGAATCTCTCTATCACTACCTGCAGTTAAATTATATCCCTTCTCCTCACACTATACTAAAGGATGTGTATAAGCTGGAGCCGGGACATTATTTAACCATAGGGGGAAGGGAGATAGCCTCAGAAAGGTACTATACTGTACCATACGGGGGGGAAAGGACTAACACAGAGAGAAGCTATGAGGCATGCCAGAGGGAACTGGTGAACCTGCTGGAGGATTCAGTATGTAAGAGGCTGGTTGCTGATGTGCCCCTTGGGGCTTTTCTGAGTGGCGGAATAGACTCTTCGGCCATCGTTTCACTCGCTTCGCGCCATGTACAGGGCCTTAATACATTTAGCATCGGGTACAGGGACGAGCCGTTTTTTGATGAGACAAAGTATGCGAAACTGGTGGCGGATAAGTTCAGGACTGAACATACTGTATTCTCGCTGACGAATAATGATCTGTATGCGCACCTGCATGGGGTGCTGGACTACCTGGATGAGCCTTTTGCTGACTCCTCGGCTTTACCGGTGTATATTCTGAGCCGGGAAACACGGAAAATTGCCACGGTGGCGCTTTCGGGGGATGGTGCTGATGAGCTTTTTTCGGGTTATAATAAGCATATGGCTTTTTACAGGGCTGCCAAGGGGGGGCTGGCACCGGACTTAATTAAAGCGCTGCTGCCTCTGTGGAAGTTGATGCCTCAGTCCAGACAAGGGAAGCTTACTAATAGGGTGAGGCAGTTGCGCCGGTTTGCTGAGGGTATGAAGTTACCAGCTGATACACGATACTGGCGGTGGGCGATTTTTACAGAGGAGGGGGAAGCAATGAATATGCTTTCTGAAGAGAGTAAAGGCCACCTGAACAGGGATGAAGCTCTGCAACGGCAGAAAAAACTGCTGCAGCATATAAAAAAGGGAAGGGATATAAACGAAATACTATACACGGATGTGCACCTGGTACTGCCGGATGACATGCTTGTAAAGGTGGACCGTATGTCAATGGCTAACAGCCTTGAGGTACGGGTACCGTTTCTGGATCACAGGGTAGTGGAGTATGCTTTTGGTCTTCCTGAATCATATAAGATTGGGGCAGGAATGAAGAAGCGTATTCTTCAGGATGCATTCAGGGATATATTACCTGCTGAATTATATAAGCGACCAAAGCATGGCTTTGAGGTACCTTTATTAAAATGGTTTAGAGGGGAGCTAAGGGGGATGATTGATAATGATCTGCTGGGGGATGACTTTATAGCTGATCAGGGGATATTTAATACTGAGGCGATACAGGGTATGAAAAAACAATTATACTCAGCTAACCCGGGAGACATACATGCGAGGGTATGGGGTATGATTGTGTTTCAATACTGGTATAAGAAATACTTTAAATAA